One Heptranchias perlo isolate sHepPer1 unplaced genomic scaffold, sHepPer1.hap1 HAP1_SCAFFOLD_70, whole genome shotgun sequence genomic region harbors:
- the LOC137318403 gene encoding histone H2A-like, with the protein MSGRGKTGGKARAKAKSRSSRAGLQFPVGRVHRLLRKGNYAERVGAGAPVYLAAVLEYLTAEILELAGNAARDNKKTRIIPRHLQLAIRNDEELNKLLGRVTIAQGGVLPNIQAVLLPKKTSTVSSKSK; encoded by the coding sequence atgtctggaagaggaaaaaccggcggtaaagctcgggccaaggccaagtctcgctcatcccgggccggattgcagttccctgtgggccgtgttcacaggctcctgcgaaaggggaactacgctgaacgtgtgggtgccggagccccggtctatctggctgctgtgctcgagtatctgacggctgaaatcctcgagctggccggcaacgcggcccgggacaacaagaagacccgcatcatccccagacaccttcagctggccatccgcaacgacgaggagctcaacaagctgctgggacgggtgaccatcgctcagggtggggtgctgcctaatatccaggccgtgctgctgccgaagaaaaccagcactgtgagctccaagagcaaataa